A window from Paraburkholderia acidiphila encodes these proteins:
- a CDS encoding bifunctional helix-turn-helix transcriptional regulator/GNAT family N-acetyltransferase yields the protein MSAADILQIRRFNRTVAESIGAIDDHFLRRGRPMGESRLLWEIGVEGADIRALRTRLNLDSGYVSRTLASLERQNLVAVLAHPNDRRVRRACLTEEGLKERAELERLSDAVALRALEPLGDEQRRRLVAAMSEVERLLQASLVQFALEKPDSDEARWCFEQYFDELNDRFEAGFDPSMSLPADAHELTAPEGALIVARLHGSPIGCVALKFHKRSPAELKRMWVSPTARGLGVGRRLIVEAEKCARQAKARAIRLETNRALREAIALYRQSGYIEVDAFSAEPYAHHWFEKRLV from the coding sequence ATGAGCGCAGCCGACATTCTCCAGATTCGTCGCTTCAACCGTACTGTCGCCGAAAGCATCGGTGCCATTGACGATCATTTCCTCCGACGCGGCCGCCCGATGGGCGAATCGCGCCTGCTATGGGAGATCGGCGTCGAAGGTGCGGATATTCGTGCGCTTCGCACGCGGCTAAACCTTGACTCGGGTTATGTCAGCCGGACCCTGGCGTCCCTCGAGCGACAAAACCTGGTTGCCGTCCTCGCTCATCCGAACGACCGCCGCGTACGCCGGGCTTGCCTGACTGAGGAAGGGCTCAAGGAAAGGGCCGAACTCGAACGGCTCTCCGATGCAGTCGCTTTACGTGCACTGGAACCGCTCGGCGACGAGCAGCGACGCAGACTGGTCGCAGCCATGTCCGAGGTCGAGCGCTTGCTCCAGGCGTCGCTCGTGCAATTTGCACTTGAGAAGCCGGATAGCGATGAAGCTCGGTGGTGCTTCGAACAATACTTCGACGAACTGAACGATCGCTTTGAAGCGGGTTTCGACCCGTCCATGAGCCTGCCCGCGGATGCCCACGAACTGACGGCGCCGGAAGGCGCGTTGATCGTCGCGAGACTTCATGGAAGCCCGATAGGCTGCGTCGCGCTGAAGTTTCACAAGAGGTCCCCGGCCGAGCTCAAGCGAATGTGGGTAAGCCCGACTGCTCGGGGTTTGGGTGTAGGCCGCCGGTTGATTGTCGAGGCGGAGAAGTGTGCCCGGCAGGCGAAAGCGCGCGCAATCCGGCTGGAGACTAATCGCGCTCTGCGCGAAGCGATTGCTCTCTACCGGCAATCCGGATATATCGAAGTCGATGCGTTCAGCGCGGAACCCTATGCGCATCACTGGTTTGAAAAGCGACTCGTGTGA